Proteins from one Osmerus mordax isolate fOsmMor3 chromosome 21, fOsmMor3.pri, whole genome shotgun sequence genomic window:
- the traf5 gene encoding TNF receptor-associated factor 5 — protein MTTEESDCCGPWELSRQNSGATGSWESDLGPIQHTLKFVKYLEEQYVCPVCKGVVFNPHQSGCGHIFCFHCIQGILEGSGMNPVCPLDGGLIKSNEVFQDNCCKREISNLEVYCTNSPNCSCRITLCRLQEHLKACQYELLQCSNTGCSEVMQRQDLQEHLRISCTHRMESCQHCKKPYMFCQLKDHEMTTCPEVEIECPNKCYQKIKRCKVTEHIDECPEVETDCVYAKFGCSVRDKRAEVRVHEETALNHHVLLVLGSNTKLEKQMEVVQQEVLFRNQVLQENSQIVSSLEKDVRPLAQHVGRCDQTLTAVQRSLNEQRDHISSVRLQLQELSRMFCPGMAQEGLSYLKTSLDSLKQQVSTTEGLKDHLVALEENYKRHSRLLDIHTAQLERNEERFKELESTSYDGKLIWKIRDFRKKKESGVQGLQPCFCSVPFHTGRCGYKMAVKAYLNGDGDGKGSHLSLYVVLMRSDFDPLLQWPFRQTVSLSVLDQSGANNHYTLNLRPDPACNSFQRPSSDVAANVASGFPRFISHAQLEAPKTAVYVREDTLFVKVKVDTTGLDDL, from the exons ATGACCACAGAGGAAAGTGATTGCTGCGGCCCATGGGAACTCTCCCGGCAGAATTCCGGAGCGACAGGGTCCTGGGAATCTGACCTGGGTCCAATTCAGCACACTTTGAAATTTGTGAAATACCTGGAGGAGCAGTATGTGTGCCCTGTCTGCAAGGGTGTAGTCTTCAACCCGCATCAGTCTGGCTGTGGTCACATCTTCTGCTTCCACTGCATTCAAGGGATACT ggAGGGTTCTGGAATGAATCCAGTCTGCCCTTTGGATGGAGGTTTGATTAAATCTAATGAG GTTTTCCAAGACAATTGCTGCAAAAGGGAAATATCAAATTTAGAAGTCTACTGCACAaactcccctaactgctcttgTAGAATTACATTATGTCGATTGCAA GAACACCTCAAAGCTTGTCAGTACGAGTTGCTGCAATGTTCCAATACAGGTTGCTCTGAGGTCATGCAGCGGCAGGACCTCCAAGAACACCTTAGGATCAGCTGCACACATCGCATGGAATCTTGTCAACACTGCAAAAAGCCATACATGTTCTGTCAACTCAAG GACCATGAGATGACCACGTGCCCGGAGGTAGAAATTGAGTGCCCCAACAAATGCTACCAGAAGATAAAAAGATGCAAG GTCACAGAGCACATTGATGAGTGTCCAGAGGTGGAGACAGACTGTGTTTATGCGAAATTTGGCTGCTCAGTTCGG gacaagAGAGCTGAAGTTCGAGTCCATGAGGAAACAGCCCTTAATCACCATGTGCTTCTCGTTTTGGGAAGCAATACCAAATTAGAAAAACAA ATGGAAGTTGTCCAACAGGAGGTGCTGTTTAGAAACCAGGTGCTCCAGGAGAACAGCCAGATTGTCAGCAGTCTGGAGAAAGATGTTAGGCCTCTGGCCCAGCATGTTGGCAGGTGCGACCAGACCCTGACTGCAGTGCAG AGATCTCTGAACGAGCAAAGGGACCACATCTCCAGTGTCAGACTCCAGCTTCAGGAGCTGTCCAGGATGTTCTGCCCTGGCATGGCCCAGGAGGGCCTGAGTTATCTGAAAACCTCTCTGGACTCACTGAAACAGCAGGTGTCTACCACCGAAGGCCTCAAAGACCACCTGG TGGCTCTGGAGGAGAACTACAAGCGTCATTCTCGCCTCCTGGACATTCACACAGCTCAGCTTGAACGCAATGAAGAACGCTTCAAGGAGCTCGAGTCCACCTCATACGACGGGAAACTCATCTGGAAGATCCGAGACTTCCGCAAAAAGAAGGAGTCCGGAGTCCAGGGCCTCCAACCCTGCTTTTGTAGTGTGCCATTCCATACAGGCCGTTGTGGCTACAAAATGGCTGTCAAAGCCTACCTGAACGGGGATGGGGATGGTAAAGGCAGTCATTTGTCCCTCTACGTGGTCCTCATGCGGAGCGACTTTGACCCACTCCTTCAATGGCCCTTCCGACAGACCGTGTCCCTTTCGGTCTTGGACCAGAGTGGGGCCAACAACCACTACACCCTCAATTTACGGCCTGACCCAGCCTGTAACAGCTTCCAGCGCCCCAGCTCAGATGTTGCTGCCAACGTTGCCTCAGGCTTCCCGCGCTTTATCTCACACGCCCAGCTGGAGGCACCCAAAACCGCAGTCTACGTCAGAGAAGACACACTCTTTGTAAAGGTCAAAGTTGATACAACAGGTTTAGATGACTTGTAG
- the rcor3 gene encoding REST corepressor 3 — protein MPGMMDKGSEYLGKGRSNGTKSPSNASNGHFSDESGSDDEHDVGMRVGTDYQANIPEYDPGSTKYTDKDNGGMLVWSPYHAIVDSKLDEYIAIAKEKHGYNVEQALGMLFWHKHNIEKSLADLPNFTPFPDEWTVEDKVLFEQAFSFHGKSFHRIQQMLPDKSISSLVKYYYSWKKTRSRTSLMDRQARKLANRNNQDESDEEMEEANPVEANDSDYDPTKETKKESHSEPQTLSSKIGIGRREHQTLQHRHHSQRSKCRPPKGMYLTQEDVVAVSCSSSAANTVLRQLDMELVSLKRQVQNAKQLNSGLKHRMEAGIDDLRLPECNQKVNARWTTDEQLLAVQGVRKYGKDFQAIADVIGNKTVGQVKNFFVNYRRRFNLEEVLQEWEAEQGTRPPNGDAATSGEEGKTSSNTPSGKSTDEDEEEGQVMPSSGPSPVAPSAVTAQTLVTSTASLNQPPPLLRPSLPATPALHRQPPPLQQQARFLQPRPTLNQPPPLIRPSNPLPPRLNPRPAAPAPPTTLVGTSPGSAQQPPNLVGIQLEANSSSSLH, from the exons ATGCCAGGAATGATGGATAAAGGGTCGGAATACTTGGGCAAAGGTCGCTCGAATGGAACGAAAAGTCCGTCGAATGCATCGAATGGGCATTTTTCTGATGAGAGTGGCAGTGACGACGAGCACG ATGTCGGAATGCGCGTGGGAACCGATTATCAAGCCAATATTCCAGAATATGATCCAG GTTCTACAAAGTACACTGATAAAGATAACGGAGGAATGCTGGTATGGTCTCCATATCATGCAATTGTGGACTCCAAAT TGGACGAATATATTGCCATTGCAAAAGAGAAGCATGGATATAATGTTGAGCAG GCACTTGGGATGCTGTTCTGGCATAAGCACAACATTGAAAAGTCTCTTGCAGACTTGCCCAATTTCACCCCCTTCCCCGATGAGTGGACAGTTGAAGATAAAGTTCTGTTCGAGCAAGCCTTTAGCTTCCACGGAAAAAGCTTTCATAGGATTCAACAAATG TTACCGGACAAATCCATATCCAGTCTTGTGAAGTATTACTACTCTTGGAAGAAGACCCGGTCCAGGACCAGCTTAATGGATCGCCAGGCAAGAAAGCTAGCAAACAGAAACAACCAAGATGAGAG cgatgaggagatggaggaagccAACCCTGTGGAAGCAAATGATAGCGATTATGACCCAACTAAAGAAACGAAGAAAGAG agcCACTCGGAGCCCCAGACGCTGAGTTCCAAGATAGGGATTGGCCGGCGGGAGCACCAAACTTTGCAGCATCGCCACCACTCGCAACGGTCCAAGTGCCGCCCGCCCAAAGGCATGTACCTGACCCAGGAGGACGTGGTGGCTGTGTCCTGCAGCTCCAGCGCTGCCAACACAGTCCTCCGGCAGCTAGACATGGAGCTGGTGTCACTTAAGAGACAG GTTCAAAATGCAAAGCAGCTAAACAGTGGTCTGAAACACAGGATGGAGGCAGGTATTGATGACCTCAGGTTGCCAGAG TGCAATCAGAAAGTCAACGCCCGCTGGACAACTGATGAACAGCTTTTGGCCGTTCAAG GGGTTCGGAAATATGGCAAAGACTTCCAGGCCATTGCAGACGTTATCGGTAATAAGACCGTGGGCCAGGTAAAGAACTTCTTTGTGAACTACCGTCGTCGCTTTAACCTGGAGGAAGTGCTGCAAGAGTGGGAGGCGGAGCAGGGAACTCGTCCTCCCAATGGCGATGCTGCCACATCTGGCGAGGAGGGGAAGACCAGCTCCAACACTCCTTCTGGGAAGAGTACGgatgaagacgaggaggag ggTCAGGTGATGCCCTCTTCAGGCCCCTCCCCTGTGGCCCCATCAGCAGTGACAGCTCAGACCCTGGTGACCTCCACAGCCTCACTCAACCAGCCCCCGCCGCTCCTGCGGCCCTCGCTTCCGGcaaccccagccctccacagGCAGCCCCCACCTCTCCAGCAGCAGGCCCGCTTCCTCCAGCCCAGGCCCACCCTCAATCAGCCTCCCCCGCTCATCCGGCCCTCCAACCCCTTGCCCCCACGCCTGAACCCACGACCGGCAGCACCGGCACCCCCTACCACATTAGTGGGAACAAGCCCAGGCTCTGCCCAACAGCCGCCTAATTTGGTGGGTATTCAGTTGGAGGCCAACTCCTCGTCATCGCTTCACTGA